A genomic segment from Saprospiraceae bacterium encodes:
- a CDS encoding RNA polymerase sigma factor: MRNEFEIIEAIATQKEQALATLYNLYSEKVYNTALSYTKREEEAEEITQDVFMKIYKNAATFNGNSSVNTWIYRIAINTSLNYLRKKNRFILFKNPLINSQAIDFEHPGVLLENKENAAALYKAMDCLPSNQKTAFILSYLEELPRQEVADIMETSLKAVESLLQRAKKNMRSELEKIYPKRRKSKK, encoded by the coding sequence TTGAGAAACGAATTTGAAATTATAGAAGCTATTGCCACCCAAAAGGAACAAGCCTTAGCCACATTATATAATCTATACTCGGAAAAAGTTTATAATACTGCCTTGAGTTATACCAAAAGAGAAGAAGAGGCAGAAGAAATAACTCAAGATGTTTTCATGAAAATCTACAAAAATGCGGCAACATTTAATGGAAATTCTTCCGTGAATACATGGATTTATCGAATTGCAATTAACACATCCCTTAATTACTTGAGAAAAAAGAATAGGTTTATCTTGTTCAAGAACCCCCTTATCAACTCCCAAGCCATTGATTTTGAACACCCTGGCGTTTTATTAGAAAATAAAGAAAACGCAGCCGCACTTTACAAAGCAATGGATTGCTTGCCAAGTAATCAAAAAACAGCATTTATATTAAGTTATCTTGAAGAGTTGCCTCGTCAAGAAGTTGCGGATATTATGGAAACTTCCCTAAAAGCGGTTGAGTCTTTGCTGCAACGGGCAAAAAAAAACATGAGGTCGGAATTAGAAAAAATTTATCCTAAGCGAAGGAAATCGAAAAAGTAA
- a CDS encoding contractile injection system tape measure protein encodes MMEEEIYINNAGLVILNGYLSYFFDRCGLLGENGFAGPDEAARAAGLLQYVYDPINTYGEEALVLNKLLCGLPLSTVLPMDFEAKAVETEVTGQLLDAVISHWEIIKNSTHEGFRESWLWREGKLSRKEKGWELLMDQRPFDVLLDYIPFSISPVQFFWMELPIKVYWR; translated from the coding sequence ATTATGGAAGAAGAAATCTACATCAACAATGCTGGTCTGGTGATCCTGAACGGCTATTTATCTTACTTTTTCGACCGTTGCGGCCTTTTGGGTGAAAATGGATTCGCCGGTCCGGATGAGGCAGCCCGGGCGGCCGGCCTGCTGCAATACGTGTATGATCCGATCAATACCTATGGAGAAGAGGCCCTCGTGCTCAATAAACTCCTGTGCGGATTGCCGCTCTCTACTGTACTCCCAATGGATTTTGAGGCAAAAGCAGTAGAAACGGAGGTGACCGGACAGCTGTTGGATGCGGTGATCTCACATTGGGAGATCATCAAGAACAGCACCCATGAAGGTTTTCGGGAATCCTGGCTTTGGCGGGAAGGAAAACTCAGCCGCAAGGAAAAAGGCTGGGAACTGCTCATGGATCAGAGGCCATTCGATGTACTACTAGATTATATTCCCTTTAGTATCAGTCCGGTGCAATTTTTTTGGATGGAGCTACCCATTAAAGTGTATTGGAGATGA
- a CDS encoding DUF4956 domain-containing protein, with amino-acid sequence MFDIGLTNFNPQSPSFFVMLITALFSFFLSSLIAVTYKLTTKSIYRKNHFLQSLILIGIVAATILQAIGESVAIGLGIIGALSIIRFRTSFIDPRNITFIFASLGSGVACGVMGYGIALTGTMVFCLGANILRFSPMSNNHELIGELKLRVPMGEEIQDIIEQKLKKHCRHFDLERLRSVISKKSNELQEGDKTPIIANSDKEKILEFVYLISLKDSTTLTALEGNLSNIDGLENLRLEFQNRTTKL; translated from the coding sequence ATGTTCGATATAGGATTAACGAATTTCAATCCACAGTCGCCTTCTTTTTTCGTGATGCTCATCACAGCATTATTTTCTTTTTTTCTTTCTTCCCTTATTGCCGTTACCTATAAGTTAACCACTAAAAGCATTTATCGGAAAAACCATTTTTTACAATCGTTGATATTGATTGGAATTGTTGCGGCTACGATATTACAAGCCATAGGAGAGAGTGTTGCAATTGGACTGGGAATCATTGGAGCTTTGTCTATTATCCGTTTCAGGACGTCCTTTATTGACCCTCGAAATATCACCTTTATTTTTGCCTCTTTGGGCTCTGGGGTTGCTTGTGGGGTAATGGGATATGGAATAGCTTTGACAGGGACTATGGTTTTTTGCTTGGGAGCTAATATTCTTCGATTTTCACCTATGAGCAATAATCATGAATTAATAGGTGAATTAAAGTTGCGAGTACCCATGGGAGAGGAAATACAAGATATTATCGAGCAAAAGTTAAAAAAACATTGTAGACATTTTGATTTAGAACGACTTCGATCTGTTATTTCTAAAAAGTCAAATGAATTGCAGGAAGGTGACAAAACTCCAATAATCGCAAATTCTGATAAAGAAAAAATATTAGAATTTGTATATCTGATTAGTTTGAAGGACTCCACCACTTTGACCGCCTTAGAGGGCAATTTGAGTAATATTGATGGTTTGGAAAATCTGCGCTTAGAATTTCAAAATCGAACCACTAAATTATAA
- a CDS encoding threonine/serine dehydratase, with product MKKLTQVPSWDDIQETHKAIKGMIHQTPVMASHSINEITGAEIYFKCENFQKVGAFKMRGASSAALRLTEEEKAKGIATHSSGNHAQAVALSARTLGIPAYIVMPNTSPEIKKKGTAGYGAEITECENSLAAREEALNAVVARTGATFIHPYDDYNVIAGQATAAKELLAAIPDLDIIMSPVGGGGLMSGTALAARYISPGIKVYGAEPAIVDDAARSLAAGHLLTNDRIDTIADGLRTNLSEKTFAIIQQHVDQIFTVSEEAIIAAMRLTWERMKIIIEPSCAVPLAVVMTYPDYFNGRKTGIILTGGNVDLDHLPF from the coding sequence ATGAAAAAATTAACACAAGTACCCAGTTGGGATGACATTCAGGAAACCCACAAAGCCATAAAAGGCATGATTCACCAAACACCGGTGATGGCCAGCCATAGCATCAATGAAATAACCGGGGCGGAAATCTATTTTAAATGCGAGAACTTCCAGAAAGTTGGCGCCTTCAAAATGCGTGGCGCCAGCAGCGCCGCCTTGCGCTTGACCGAGGAAGAAAAGGCCAAGGGAATTGCCACCCATTCTTCGGGAAACCATGCCCAGGCAGTGGCCCTGAGTGCCCGAACCTTGGGTATTCCCGCCTATATTGTGATGCCCAATACTTCCCCCGAAATCAAGAAAAAGGGGACGGCAGGTTATGGTGCTGAAATTACTGAATGCGAAAACTCCCTGGCAGCAAGAGAAGAAGCCTTGAATGCCGTAGTGGCCAGAACAGGCGCTACCTTTATCCATCCTTACGATGATTACAATGTCATTGCCGGACAAGCCACAGCGGCTAAAGAATTATTGGCAGCTATTCCTGACTTGGATATCATCATGTCGCCGGTTGGCGGTGGTGGTTTGATGTCTGGAACAGCGCTGGCAGCACGCTATATTTCGCCAGGCATCAAAGTGTATGGCGCAGAGCCGGCAATAGTAGATGATGCAGCCCGTTCCCTGGCAGCAGGGCATTTGCTGACTAATGACCGGATCGATACCATCGCAGACGGCTTGAGGACCAATTTAAGCGAAAAAACCTTCGCTATTATTCAACAACATGTAGATCAAATTTTCACGGTTTCGGAGGAGGCCATCATAGCCGCGATGCGCCTTACCTGGGAGCGCATGAAAATCATTATAGAACCCTCTTGTGCCGTTCCCTTGGCCGTTGTGATGACCTATCCCGACTATTTTAATGGACGAAAAACAGGGATTATTTTAACGGGAGGGAATGTAGACCTGGATCATTTGCCCTTTTAA
- a CDS encoding CotH kinase family protein translates to MKYLLSTLFALASSLIFAQDFYNLNNVQTIEVTFAESNWDQLMDNAYALDGGYIMAQSVTINGVVYDSVGVKYKGNSSYSTNQVKNPWHIELDTYKDQEYDGYTDIKLANGAKDPSMLRDVLGYQILRQYMDAPLANFANLYVNGNLIGLYSNTESVSKKFMKNRFGSKDNAQFKCSPPDGAGPQSSDFPNLVYLGQDSTDYYDSYELKSDYGWQELIDLCDTLANHIDNIEQILDVDRTLWMLAYDNVTVNLDSYIGRFSQNYYLYRSDFDRFLPVVWDLNESFGVFSQTGTINLNNTSSKQQMTHLLHQNDSDFPLVQKLLNVPMYKRMYLAHIKTILLENFDNGTYYETGLSLQTVIDDAVQADQNKFYTYNNFINNLTSDIVSGGGPGGGQSAPGITNLMNERSDYLLSLNDFTQAEPSISGIALSNPNPDLDETIYITTTITDEENVFLGYRTETIAPFTRIPMYDDGIHNDGAANDGVYGVALDITGESTQYYIYAENNTIGKFSPVRAEYEYHMITASVGNPITGDLVINEFMASNDATAKDQDGEYDDWIELYNNGTSMLDLSGYFLTDDASDMTQWTFPNGTSIEPDGYLIIWADDDVDQEGLHANFKLSATGESVILLDVDTIVVDAIDYQEQTTDISYARIPNGTGDFQMTSPTFNSENIGTTSTTNLASEEITLTGYPNPTDDYFYLEINGKEQKVREVIIYNFNGKIFYENTFFENTNIDVSNWVAGMYIIRVENTFLKMVVH, encoded by the coding sequence ATGAAGTATTTACTGTCCACACTATTTGCATTAGCATCATCGCTGATATTTGCTCAAGATTTTTACAACCTCAACAATGTACAGACTATAGAAGTCACATTTGCGGAAAGCAATTGGGATCAACTTATGGATAATGCCTATGCTTTAGATGGAGGCTATATCATGGCACAAAGTGTAACAATTAACGGTGTCGTCTATGATAGTGTAGGTGTTAAATACAAGGGAAACAGTTCATATAGTACCAATCAAGTCAAAAACCCCTGGCATATTGAACTTGACACATATAAAGATCAAGAATATGATGGTTATACGGATATAAAATTAGCTAATGGCGCCAAGGACCCTTCTATGCTACGAGACGTATTAGGATACCAGATTTTGAGACAATATATGGATGCTCCACTGGCAAATTTTGCAAATCTTTATGTCAATGGAAATTTGATAGGTCTATACTCTAACACAGAATCAGTCTCTAAAAAGTTTATGAAAAATAGGTTCGGGTCAAAAGATAATGCTCAATTCAAATGTTCTCCACCTGATGGTGCAGGACCACAATCTAGTGATTTCCCCAATTTGGTCTATTTAGGACAAGACAGTACAGACTACTACGATTCCTATGAGTTAAAATCAGATTACGGATGGCAAGAACTCATTGACCTGTGTGATACCCTTGCCAATCACATTGATAACATAGAACAAATCCTGGATGTAGATAGAACGCTATGGATGCTTGCTTATGACAACGTTACCGTCAATTTGGATAGCTATATTGGTAGGTTTTCGCAAAATTACTATTTGTACAGAAGTGATTTTGACAGATTTCTGCCAGTTGTCTGGGACTTAAATGAGTCTTTTGGTGTGTTTTCTCAGACTGGAACGATTAACCTGAATAATACATCTTCCAAACAGCAGATGACTCACTTGCTACATCAAAATGATAGTGACTTTCCACTTGTGCAAAAATTGTTAAACGTTCCGATGTATAAGCGTATGTATCTTGCTCATATTAAAACCATTTTGTTAGAAAACTTTGACAATGGGACATATTACGAAACGGGACTTTCACTCCAAACCGTTATAGATGATGCCGTTCAAGCGGACCAGAATAAATTTTATACCTATAACAACTTCATTAATAATTTGACATCAGATATTGTTAGTGGAGGTGGACCAGGCGGAGGTCAATCAGCACCTGGTATCACTAATTTGATGAATGAACGCAGTGACTATTTGTTGAGTTTAAATGATTTTACCCAAGCAGAGCCTTCGATTTCAGGTATTGCATTGTCCAATCCTAATCCTGATCTTGATGAAACCATATACATTACGACGACGATTACGGATGAAGAAAATGTATTTTTAGGGTATAGAACAGAGACTATCGCTCCATTTACAAGAATCCCAATGTACGATGATGGAATCCACAATGATGGTGCTGCTAATGATGGTGTATATGGTGTAGCATTGGATATAACTGGTGAGTCTACACAGTATTACATATATGCTGAAAATAATACCATTGGTAAGTTTTCTCCGGTACGTGCAGAGTATGAATATCACATGATCACAGCATCAGTTGGAAATCCCATAACAGGAGATCTAGTTATCAATGAGTTCATGGCATCTAATGATGCTACTGCTAAAGATCAAGATGGAGAATATGACGACTGGATAGAATTGTACAACAATGGCACTTCTATGCTTGACCTGAGTGGATATTTTTTGACTGATGATGCTTCAGATATGACACAATGGACTTTCCCTAATGGCACAAGCATTGAACCAGATGGATACTTGATCATCTGGGCGGATGATGACGTAGACCAAGAAGGGCTTCATGCTAATTTCAAATTATCGGCTACTGGAGAATCCGTTATACTTTTAGATGTAGATACTATTGTGGTTGATGCTATAGATTATCAAGAACAAACAACCGATATTTCTTATGCTAGGATTCCAAATGGAACAGGAGATTTTCAGATGACGAGCCCAACTTTCAATTCAGAAAATATTGGAACAACCAGTACAACCAACTTGGCTTCAGAGGAAATCACTTTAACTGGATATCCTAACCCAACGGATGATTACTTTTATTTGGAAATCAATGGAAAGGAACAAAAGGTAAGAGAGGTCATAATTTATAATTTCAATGGAAAGATATTCTATGAAAATACTTTTTTTGAAAATACAAATATTGATGTTTCAAATTGGGTAGCAGGAATGTATATCATCAGAGTGGAAAATACTTTTTTAAAAATGGTAGTTCACTAA
- a CDS encoding type II toxin-antitoxin system death-on-curing family toxin: MQTFDQKELYLTPIEKPAAVLGSIVVNHPFIDGNKRTGYVLMTMILLEAGIDINASQKEKYDLVIGLAKGELDHSKIAQLIREKIK; encoded by the coding sequence ATGCAAACTTTTGACCAAAAGGAATTGTATCTCACTCCCATAGAAAAACCAGCTGCTGTTTTAGGAAGTATTGTGGTAAACCATCCATTTATAGATGGGAACAAGAGAACGGGCTATGTTCTAATGACGATGATCTTGTTAGAAGCAGGAATAGATATCAATGCTTCTCAAAAAGAAAAATACGATTTGGTAATAGGATTGGCTAAGGGAGAACTCGACCATTCAAAAATTGCCCAGTTGATCAGGGAAAAAATAAAATAG
- a CDS encoding FG-GAP-like repeat-containing protein: protein MKNYLLNFLIPVLSFCGNNLKAQITTHWGADSYIKIEEGSGGLLAALEAGDRFGRDHDVIGDVNGDGILDLVIGARSDDDGQTDAGAVYILFMNNDGTVQSNQKISMLEGGFNENLLENNFFGYGVAGIGDYDSDGIPDIAVTASASSNRALYIIHLNSDGTVKNFVKNSNVVSQGLTAIGDLNNDGRIDLVACDPNSDIGGTDRGTIEILFLDNASKVILNSSVIIGSSTGGFGEGLENNDRFGGREVAMLGDLDNDGTQEMAVGAFLSDGGKGAIWILSLDPNNFNVVSKLKITESLNGFNDTLVTDPNPNGTSGAQFGHAMCAAGDLNGDGIMDLFTGANQQGLGDAYILYLNADKTVKTYTKIDELEGGFNLQFDAGAQERFSRSISFVGDLRGDGTVAINVGGGVGQGGTGSLYLLFFKPCDFMEHPGLKFWSGGNNLYSNWTHSTQTVSDSLTFEQCTFKAFETNAPYITYNINDGRCICKDSTATLAVSSELSAAFTNECTSFITTNTNELNARNQAVVFPNPTNSIVFLRTNYFSSNANDNVRLFSLIGNQLYSSKINSTETEINLSQYPKGVYILVATVNGISKTFKIVKE, encoded by the coding sequence ATGAAAAATTATCTACTTAATTTTCTTATCCCTGTTTTATCTTTTTGTGGTAACAACCTCAAAGCTCAAATAACCACTCATTGGGGAGCTGATAGCTACATAAAAATTGAAGAAGGCTCTGGCGGATTACTTGCAGCACTTGAAGCAGGTGACCGATTTGGACGTGACCACGATGTTATCGGAGATGTAAATGGAGATGGAATATTAGACCTTGTTATTGGCGCTCGTTCTGATGATGATGGTCAAACAGATGCAGGTGCTGTTTATATACTATTTATGAACAACGATGGTACTGTTCAATCCAATCAGAAAATTTCAATGTTAGAGGGTGGATTTAATGAGAATTTGTTGGAGAACAACTTTTTTGGCTACGGAGTAGCCGGAATTGGTGATTACGATAGTGATGGAATTCCTGACATAGCTGTTACCGCGTCAGCCTCATCTAATAGAGCACTATATATTATTCACCTGAATAGCGATGGTACTGTAAAGAATTTTGTCAAAAATTCTAATGTCGTTTCCCAAGGACTTACTGCAATTGGTGATTTGAATAATGATGGTAGAATTGATTTGGTCGCATGTGACCCTAATTCAGATATAGGTGGCACTGATAGAGGAACAATAGAAATCTTGTTTCTTGACAATGCCTCTAAAGTAATCCTTAATAGTTCAGTAATAATTGGTTCATCTACTGGAGGTTTTGGAGAGGGACTTGAGAATAACGATAGGTTTGGCGGAAGAGAAGTTGCCATGCTTGGAGATTTAGATAATGACGGAACCCAAGAAATGGCAGTAGGAGCATTTTTGTCCGACGGTGGAAAAGGAGCAATTTGGATTCTGTCACTCGACCCAAATAACTTTAATGTAGTTTCCAAGCTAAAAATAACTGAAAGCTTGAATGGCTTCAATGATACTTTGGTAACAGATCCCAATCCTAATGGCACCTCTGGAGCACAATTCGGGCATGCCATGTGTGCAGCAGGTGACCTAAATGGAGACGGCATCATGGACTTATTCACGGGAGCCAATCAACAAGGCTTAGGCGATGCCTATATACTTTATCTAAATGCTGATAAAACCGTAAAAACTTACACTAAAATTGACGAACTTGAAGGAGGCTTTAATCTCCAATTTGATGCTGGAGCCCAGGAACGTTTCTCAAGGTCAATTTCATTTGTTGGAGATCTACGAGGAGATGGTACCGTAGCCATAAATGTAGGTGGTGGTGTAGGACAAGGAGGAACGGGTAGCCTGTATCTTTTGTTCTTTAAACCTTGCGATTTTATGGAACATCCAGGGCTTAAATTTTGGAGTGGAGGAAATAACTTGTATAGTAATTGGACACATTCAACTCAAACAGTTAGTGACTCATTAACGTTCGAACAATGCACGTTTAAAGCATTTGAAACGAATGCTCCTTACATCACTTACAACATCAATGACGGCAGATGTATTTGTAAAGATTCTACAGCTACCTTAGCTGTAAGTAGTGAATTGAGTGCTGCCTTTACTAACGAATGTACTAGTTTCATAACTACAAATACAAATGAACTCAACGCTAGAAATCAGGCAGTAGTATTTCCAAATCCAACCAACTCAATAGTATTTTTAAGAACTAACTATTTCTCATCTAACGCTAATGATAATGTCCGTCTTTTTTCTTTGATTGGTAATCAGCTTTACTCTTCAAAAATAAATTCAACTGAAACAGAAATTAATTTATCACAATACCCAAAAGGTGTTTATATTTTGGTAGCTACAGTAAATGGAATATCAAAAACATTTAAAATTGTGAAAGAATAA
- a CDS encoding 1-acyl-sn-glycerol-3-phosphate acyltransferase has product MLYRLVRPLAALGIKANYQHIFLSNVDRIPKDKPVILAANHPTAFIEPCILACFLDRPLYFLVRGDFFAKPIFSFLLRLLNMLPVFRMRDGGFTKLKNNYATFDACSKALKANKTIMILAEGRTMHEKRLRPIQKGTARIAMVALERFPDLEEIYIIPVGVNYTYAEQSRTTVMIDFGEPLRARDYLEHYQEKPTLAIEQLTADLSQALADRVVIIEKEASEELTEYLLRLHRAENPLPLFPIIKSQSEPLFAEKQIADMVNGFDLEKRQSLEASAKQYFDQLAQSGLVDETVVDPRPYALFTFIFLFLGFFPFLIGYSWNFIPLRIAKYLADTRVKHITFYAPVKLALGIGTYLVWTLIWGAILFINEWYWGFLWLSLAGLLGHFSLYYQEYYQKYSQHRRWKNLNDALKNEIMAARKHLKKKIPRQLTV; this is encoded by the coding sequence ATGCTTTATCGCTTAGTACGTCCATTAGCTGCGCTCGGGATCAAAGCCAATTATCAGCACATTTTTTTATCAAATGTAGATAGAATTCCCAAAGACAAACCCGTAATCCTGGCTGCAAACCACCCCACCGCTTTCATAGAACCTTGTATTCTCGCCTGCTTTTTGGACCGGCCTTTGTATTTTTTGGTAAGGGGGGATTTCTTTGCAAAACCGATTTTTTCCTTCCTTCTCCGTCTACTGAATATGTTGCCCGTTTTTAGGATGCGCGATGGTGGGTTCACGAAATTAAAAAACAACTATGCTACCTTTGATGCATGTTCCAAAGCCCTCAAAGCTAATAAAACCATCATGATCCTGGCGGAGGGCCGTACCATGCACGAAAAGCGGTTGAGGCCAATTCAAAAAGGAACTGCCCGCATTGCAATGGTGGCACTAGAGCGTTTCCCCGACCTGGAAGAGATCTATATCATCCCTGTCGGCGTTAATTATACCTACGCAGAACAAAGCCGCACCACCGTTATGATCGATTTTGGCGAACCCCTACGCGCCAGAGATTACCTGGAGCATTACCAGGAAAAGCCCACGCTGGCTATTGAACAATTGACGGCAGACTTGAGCCAGGCTTTGGCGGATCGAGTGGTCATTATTGAAAAGGAAGCATCAGAAGAATTGACGGAATACCTTTTGCGTTTGCATCGTGCGGAAAACCCGTTGCCGCTTTTCCCCATTATAAAATCCCAGTCGGAACCCTTGTTCGCAGAGAAACAAATAGCCGATATGGTAAATGGCTTTGACCTGGAAAAGCGGCAATCCCTGGAGGCAAGTGCCAAACAATACTTCGATCAATTAGCACAATCGGGACTAGTGGATGAAACGGTTGTTGATCCAAGGCCTTATGCTCTCTTTACATTTATATTCCTCTTTTTAGGCTTTTTCCCCTTTTTAATTGGATACAGCTGGAATTTTATCCCCTTACGTATAGCAAAGTACCTGGCAGATACCAGGGTGAAGCATATCACCTTTTATGCCCCAGTAAAGTTGGCCCTTGGGATAGGTACTTATTTGGTATGGACCCTTATTTGGGGGGCCATCCTATTTATTAACGAATGGTATTGGGGCTTTTTATGGCTTTCCCTGGCTGGATTATTAGGCCATTTTTCGCTCTATTACCAAGAGTACTATCAGAAATACAGTCAACACAGAAGGTGGAAAAACCTGAATGACGCCTTGAAAAACGAAATTATGGCTGCACGCAAGCACTTAAAAAAGAAAATACCAAGGCAGTTAACGGTCTAG
- a CDS encoding YHYH protein has product MTKSVFSLFTILFGLSILIFSSSCKKDDDCIETIWYEDADGDALGNPNVSRVSCEQPDGFVADNTDPNDTGIASTPLSAFDEFNPDDVTISFDGDEVTIVSNGLPNHTSPYWEDTHPLHIEQTYGDHTTPGFIQEGSFTVTLPLYPQLASSSSATGLGPIGISVHGPPIFNDEEGPNRPFDLPTATGLDYAGAHNGPGGYHYHLEAADVAENTTLSFDDENLVGIMADGFLLYGRKCNSNGNHPNDLDVSGGHTSSTQHSDGAEFYHYHIINEFYINSYIILFGGDLQGTPNSIL; this is encoded by the coding sequence ATGACAAAATCAGTTTTTTCCCTTTTTACAATTCTTTTTGGATTGTCGATTCTTATTTTCTCATCATCTTGTAAGAAAGATGACGATTGCATCGAAACTATTTGGTACGAAGATGCCGATGGTGATGCATTAGGCAATCCAAATGTAAGTCGTGTGTCATGTGAGCAGCCAGATGGCTTCGTGGCAGATAATACGGACCCAAATGATACGGGTATTGCCAGTACGCCTCTTTCCGCCTTTGACGAATTCAATCCTGATGACGTAACAATTTCATTTGATGGCGATGAAGTTACCATCGTTTCAAACGGATTACCCAATCATACTTCTCCTTATTGGGAAGATACTCATCCATTACATATTGAACAGACGTATGGAGATCATACTACTCCAGGTTTTATTCAGGAAGGAAGTTTTACGGTGACTCTCCCTCTCTATCCTCAGTTAGCTTCCTCAAGTTCTGCAACGGGTCTAGGTCCCATCGGAATTTCAGTTCACGGGCCTCCAATTTTTAATGACGAGGAAGGACCTAATAGACCTTTTGATTTGCCAACAGCGACAGGACTTGACTATGCGGGTGCTCACAATGGTCCTGGTGGATATCATTATCACTTAGAAGCTGCCGACGTGGCAGAAAATACAACATTATCGTTTGATGATGAGAATTTGGTGGGAATAATGGCAGATGGATTTTTGCTGTATGGAAGAAAATGCAATTCAAATGGCAATCACCCTAATGATTTGGATGTTTCAGGAGGGCACACTTCATCTACTCAACATAGTGATGGTGCAGAATTTTACCATTATCATATCATCAACGAATTCTATATAAATTCATATATTATATTATTTGGTGGTGATTTACAAGGTACACCGAATTCCATTTTATAA
- a CDS encoding paraquat-inducible protein A, with translation MTTRIVLGITSAIFLIAAIVFGSQLIVTAKAYQKEKEAYTTSQNYQNRLLDFDQWLPNGDHSATTAEGKAAKSKIEALQIKADRFSTYLLGCLLAYGLFLIGWQRKAASLPLAMGGGLLIALVCLGVGLFSPILEIAAYEKDLSIPVKVKTDFLSLNIDYTANFAGEMYFYYQSKSIVELIGLLFEQRNFIVGGSILVFSLLFPLGKTLFTLFALLSPRLMNNPLFSFFIFKTSKWSMADVFVAAIFLSFLAFSNMQTGIRTDSNVLWGLYYFLAYCLLSITSAVILQKNWHPISH, from the coding sequence ATGACGACTCGTATCGTTTTGGGAATCACCAGTGCCATTTTTTTGATAGCTGCCATTGTCTTTGGCAGCCAGTTGATCGTCACAGCGAAGGCTTACCAAAAGGAGAAGGAAGCTTATACCACTAGCCAAAACTACCAAAATCGCCTATTGGATTTTGATCAATGGTTGCCCAATGGGGATCATTCTGCTACTACGGCCGAAGGAAAGGCAGCCAAATCGAAGATAGAAGCCTTGCAAATTAAAGCAGATCGTTTTTCGACCTATTTGCTAGGCTGTCTGTTGGCTTATGGCCTTTTTTTGATCGGATGGCAACGCAAGGCGGCCTCCTTACCCCTGGCGATGGGGGGAGGCCTGCTGATCGCCTTGGTTTGCCTGGGCGTTGGCCTTTTTTCACCCATCCTGGAAATTGCAGCCTATGAGAAGGACTTAAGTATTCCCGTAAAAGTAAAAACCGACTTCCTATCCTTAAATATTGATTATACGGCCAATTTTGCAGGCGAAATGTATTTTTATTACCAGAGCAAATCCATTGTTGAATTGATTGGGCTTTTATTTGAACAACGCAATTTTATCGTCGGGGGTAGCATTCTGGTCTTTAGCTTGTTATTCCCACTTGGAAAAACCCTTTTTACCCTCTTCGCACTCTTAAGCCCCCGATTGATGAACAATCCGCTGTTTTCCTTTTTTATCTTCAAAACTTCGAAATGGTCGATGGCAGATGTATTTGTGGCAGCGATCTTTCTTTCTTTTTTAGCCTTTAGCAATATGCAAACAGGCATCCGGACGGATAGTAATGTGCTTTGGGGCTTGTATTATTTTTTAGCTTATTGTTTGTTGTCTATTACCTCGGCCGTCATCTTGCAGAAAAATTGGCACCCAATTTCTCACTAG